Proteins found in one Serratia plymuthica genomic segment:
- a CDS encoding PDR/VanB family oxidoreductase: MTMKDAGLIPVTIKAIGENGKGNISLQLIAQQGGLLPAYLPGAHIDVFIPEFGPRQYSLCTESHGGEYYEVCVKLAENSTGGSHFIHHRFNAGDTLSISMPRNHFPLPSAGRYLLFAGGIGITPLLTMAEHMAQQQIEFELHYYIAGLDKAAFIPRLNAPALAKHVFLHDSGANDSLRHNTPLSLRQPDENTRVMACGPDGFIERLEDIMQTHHWQKNQLSFERFSNANINHDTDNQEFHIQLNSSGKRYLVGPNQSIAEVLLNAKVDIMLSCEQGICGSCITDVIDGIPDHRDCVLTEEEKAENTQITLCCSRSKSPVLVLDL, translated from the coding sequence ATGACGATGAAAGATGCCGGATTAATTCCTGTCACGATCAAGGCGATCGGTGAAAACGGTAAAGGGAATATTTCACTGCAACTTATTGCGCAGCAAGGAGGATTATTACCTGCCTATTTACCCGGTGCGCACATTGACGTTTTCATTCCTGAATTTGGCCCGCGCCAATATTCGCTCTGCACCGAAAGTCACGGCGGGGAATATTATGAGGTCTGCGTAAAACTGGCGGAAAACTCCACCGGCGGATCGCACTTTATTCATCATCGTTTCAATGCTGGCGACACGCTGAGCATCTCGATGCCGCGCAACCATTTTCCGCTGCCCTCTGCCGGTCGTTATCTGCTGTTTGCCGGGGGGATTGGCATCACGCCGCTGCTGACGATGGCGGAACACATGGCGCAGCAACAAATTGAATTTGAACTGCATTACTACATTGCAGGCCTGGATAAAGCGGCGTTTATACCTCGTCTGAATGCGCCCGCGCTGGCAAAACACGTCTTTTTGCATGACAGCGGCGCCAACGACTCCCTGCGGCACAATACGCCGCTGAGTTTGCGTCAGCCGGATGAAAATACGCGGGTGATGGCCTGTGGTCCGGACGGATTTATTGAGCGTCTTGAAGACATTATGCAAACGCACCACTGGCAGAAAAATCAATTATCTTTTGAGCGGTTCAGCAATGCGAATATAAACCATGACACCGACAACCAGGAATTTCACATTCAGTTGAACTCCAGCGGGAAGCGTTATTTAGTCGGTCCAAACCAAAGCATTGCGGAAGTCTTATTAAATGCCAAGGTCGATATTATGTTGTCGTGCGAACAGGGTATTTGCGGCTCCTGTATTACTGATGTCATCGACGGTATTCCCGACCACCGGGATTGCGTGCTGACAGAAGAAGAGAAAGCGGAGAACACGCAGATTACGCTGTGCTGTTCGCGCTCCAAAAGTCCCGTTCTGGTCCTCGACCTGTAA
- a CDS encoding LysR family transcriptional regulator — MFAFSRFLLYFTEVARQGSFRKASETLHVAASSIDRQILRVEKELAMPLFERHPTGLRLTAAGELLLHSANNWKKDFTRVCEQLDDLRGLRRGHVRIATIDAINRQFFSAMLRKVHVDYPNISFTLTTMNNVDIQQALMSGDADFGLMLNPQSSRELQVRAFAEIELGIVVPKGHPLGGRSGVRFNQCMEYPFILPAAPLMLAEPVQALMNINGDMINEVAVSNNIHMIRSLIKEKIGIGILCWLDIMDEVESDELQFIPLTDPQLKTFTLSLCVAPARQLSLAASMMLKQLEMLFSQIQTPGRARH, encoded by the coding sequence ATGTTCGCATTCTCCCGATTTCTGCTGTACTTCACTGAGGTTGCCCGCCAGGGATCGTTTCGCAAGGCGTCCGAAACCTTGCATGTCGCCGCTTCGTCGATTGACCGGCAGATCCTGCGGGTGGAAAAAGAGCTGGCGATGCCGCTGTTTGAACGGCACCCCACCGGGCTGCGGCTGACCGCCGCGGGCGAGCTGTTATTGCACTCGGCCAACAACTGGAAAAAGGATTTCACCCGCGTCTGCGAGCAGCTCGACGACCTGCGCGGTTTGCGGCGCGGGCACGTGCGGATTGCCACCATCGACGCCATCAACCGGCAGTTTTTCTCGGCGATGCTCAGGAAGGTGCATGTCGACTACCCGAATATCTCCTTCACGCTGACCACCATGAACAACGTGGATATTCAGCAGGCGCTGATGTCCGGCGATGCCGACTTCGGGCTGATGCTTAATCCGCAAAGTTCGCGTGAGTTGCAGGTGCGCGCTTTTGCAGAAATCGAGCTGGGGATTGTGGTGCCGAAAGGGCATCCGCTCGGCGGCAGAAGCGGCGTGCGTTTTAACCAGTGCATGGAATATCCGTTTATCTTGCCTGCCGCGCCGCTGATGCTGGCCGAACCCGTCCAGGCGCTGATGAATATCAACGGCGACATGATTAACGAAGTCGCGGTATCCAATAACATCCACATGATCCGCTCGCTGATTAAAGAGAAAATAGGCATAGGTATTCTGTGCTGGCTGGACATCATGGATGAGGTGGAAAGCGATGAACTGCAATTTATTCCGCTGACCGATCCGCAGTTAAAAACGTTCACCCTTTCGTTGTGCGTCGCCCCGGCAAGACAGCTTTCACTGGCCGCCTCGATGATGCTCAAACAGCTGGAGATGTTGTTCAGCCAGATCCAGACGCCGGGACGTGCCCGGCACTGA
- a CDS encoding ABC transporter substrate-binding protein, translating into MKSISRIPLSCCVLSALIPAAFSLAAHADEKIALLTSWYAQAEQGGYYQALATGIYKRYGLDVSIQSGGPQVNGMQLLLAKRADVIIGYDLQLLESVQRGFQAKAIAAPFQFDPQGLLTHASVTSLDGLKDKTILVSSSGQSTWWPWLKARYQLSDSQARPYTFNIQPFVADENVAQQAYVSSEVFQAQKAGVKSNFFLFSEHGYPPYGGILITRPELISSRKEAMAKFVQASMEGWVSYLQNPAAGNALIKKDNPKMTDDLLAWGVQQIKEHHLIDGGDAATKGWGAMTEARWQKTRDFMVNAKLLNADTDWKQAYTTEFVDQMQVKP; encoded by the coding sequence ATGAAGTCGATTTCCCGCATTCCCCTGTCTTGCTGCGTGCTGAGCGCGCTGATCCCTGCCGCATTTTCGCTGGCGGCACATGCCGATGAGAAAATAGCACTGCTGACATCCTGGTACGCGCAGGCGGAGCAGGGCGGCTATTATCAGGCGCTGGCGACAGGCATTTACAAGCGTTACGGGCTGGATGTCAGCATTCAGTCCGGCGGCCCGCAGGTCAACGGCATGCAGTTGCTGCTGGCAAAACGCGCCGACGTGATTATCGGTTATGATCTCCAGCTACTCGAATCAGTGCAGCGCGGTTTTCAGGCCAAAGCCATCGCAGCCCCTTTCCAGTTCGATCCTCAGGGTTTGCTGACGCACGCTTCGGTCACTTCCCTCGACGGTCTGAAAGACAAAACCATTTTAGTCTCCAGCTCCGGGCAATCGACCTGGTGGCCGTGGCTGAAGGCACGCTATCAGCTCAGCGATTCGCAGGCTCGTCCTTACACCTTCAACATCCAGCCTTTTGTGGCTGACGAAAACGTGGCGCAGCAAGCCTATGTCAGTTCTGAGGTTTTTCAGGCGCAAAAGGCCGGAGTGAAATCGAATTTCTTCCTCTTTTCGGAGCACGGCTACCCCCCTTACGGCGGAATTCTGATCACCCGTCCGGAGCTTATCAGCAGCCGGAAAGAGGCGATGGCGAAGTTTGTACAGGCGTCGATGGAAGGCTGGGTGAGCTATCTGCAAAATCCGGCGGCGGGCAACGCGCTGATCAAAAAGGATAATCCGAAGATGACCGACGACCTGCTGGCCTGGGGCGTGCAGCAAATCAAAGAGCATCATCTGATTGACGGCGGCGATGCGGCGACGAAGGGCTGGGGCGCGATGACGGAAGCCCGCTGGCAGAAAACCCGTGATTTCATGGTGAACGCCAAACTGCTGAACGCGGATACCGACTGGAAGCAGGCGTATACCACCGAATTTGTCGACCAAATGCAGGTTAAACCCTGA
- a CDS encoding amidohydrolase family protein → MSSDSLLIKHAHAILTGLPGDAARHAGPDIRVRNGVIEAIGSLTAMPDERLIDARDCVVYPAWVNTHHHLFQSLLKGEPQGLNQSLTAWLSATPYRFRATFDESTFRLAVRIGLTELLRSGCATVADHNYLYWPDMPFDTSEILFSEGDALGMRIVLCRGGATQGRTIEKDLPQALRPESFEDYMADMERLVGRYQDPKPTSLRRVVMAPTTLLHSAPGAQLREMAKLARSLGIRLHSHLSETVDYLDAARAKFNMTPVQFCAEHDWLGDDVWFAHLVKLLPQEITMLGQTRTGIAHCPQSNGRLGSGIADLLALEQAGVPVSLGVDGAASNEAADMQSEAHATWLLQRARKGMLAKPRYDGGTFEGGGDAASIEDVVRWGSAGGAQILGLQQSGTLQVGMLADIAIYRLDDPRYFGLHDMAIGPVACGGRASLKALMLNGRVIVENDVIPGLDLDAMRHEAMSAVRTLQQRAAR, encoded by the coding sequence ATGTCATCTGACTCTTTACTGATTAAACATGCGCACGCGATCCTGACCGGCTTGCCGGGAGACGCGGCGCGCCACGCCGGGCCGGATATTCGTGTGCGCAATGGCGTGATCGAGGCGATCGGTTCGCTGACGGCAATGCCCGACGAGCGGCTGATCGACGCCCGCGATTGTGTGGTTTATCCCGCCTGGGTTAATACGCACCATCACCTGTTTCAGTCATTGTTAAAAGGTGAACCTCAGGGGCTGAACCAAAGCCTGACCGCGTGGTTAAGCGCCACGCCTTATCGCTTTCGCGCCACGTTCGATGAATCCACCTTTCGCCTCGCGGTGCGTATCGGCCTGACCGAACTGCTGCGTTCCGGCTGCGCGACGGTGGCGGATCACAACTACCTTTACTGGCCGGATATGCCGTTCGATACCTCGGAAATCCTGTTCAGCGAAGGGGACGCGCTGGGAATGCGCATTGTGCTGTGCCGGGGCGGCGCAACGCAGGGGCGGACGATTGAGAAAGATTTGCCGCAGGCGCTGCGCCCGGAAAGCTTCGAGGATTACATGGCGGATATGGAGCGGCTGGTGGGCCGTTATCAGGATCCGAAACCGACGTCGCTGCGCCGCGTGGTGATGGCGCCGACCACCTTGCTGCATTCTGCGCCCGGTGCGCAGCTGCGCGAAATGGCGAAACTGGCGCGCAGTCTGGGGATCCGGCTGCACAGCCATCTGTCGGAAACCGTGGATTATCTCGATGCGGCGCGCGCCAAATTCAACATGACGCCGGTGCAGTTTTGCGCGGAACACGACTGGCTGGGCGACGACGTCTGGTTTGCGCATCTGGTGAAACTGCTGCCGCAGGAAATCACGATGCTGGGCCAAACCCGCACCGGCATTGCGCACTGCCCGCAAAGTAACGGGCGTCTGGGCAGCGGTATCGCCGATTTGCTGGCGCTGGAACAGGCCGGTGTGCCGGTTTCACTGGGCGTAGACGGTGCGGCATCGAACGAAGCCGCCGACATGCAAAGTGAAGCGCATGCCACCTGGCTTTTGCAACGCGCCCGAAAAGGCATGCTGGCGAAGCCGCGCTATGACGGCGGTACTTTTGAGGGCGGCGGCGATGCCGCCTCCATCGAAGACGTGGTGCGTTGGGGCAGCGCCGGCGGGGCGCAGATCCTCGGCCTGCAACAAAGCGGCACCCTGCAGGTGGGCATGCTGGCAGATATCGCCATTTACCGGCTGGATGACCCGCGCTACTTCGGCCTGCATGACATGGCAATCGGCCCGGTGGCCTGCGGGGGGCGCGCATCGTTGAAGGCGCTGATGCTCAACGGCCGCGTGATCGTCGAAAACGATGTCATCCCCGGCCTCGACCTGGACGCCATGCGCCATGAGGCGATGTCCGCCGTCCGCACCCTGCAACAGCGGGCTGCACGCTAA
- a CDS encoding isopenicillin N synthase family dioxygenase — MTQSTQTEGYALQELEKEAGMGAMGEETFAREVRCIDLSDFENRKSEIADELWNAAVEIGFFQVSNHGIALSDIRQAFSMTEDFFSLPEAVKAQYPLARNAGWENKSQVRPSTRTPDQKESYQITRPLMQLLWPSEQELPAFKQTMLGFESQCWQLGMKVLSCFALKLGFPEHFFEQAHNPDRQTYQSTLRMLHYYATEQSEQGMWRAGAHTDFDCLTLLFQRPGQGGLQVCPGKDRESQQWTSIEPREDVITCNIGDMLMRWSDDQLPSNFHRVRSPLPGEYQGARYSLAFFCQANKDVEILGPQAKYPAISAEDYLQQRIQANFAKG, encoded by the coding sequence ATGACGCAATCTACTCAAACAGAAGGCTATGCACTGCAGGAACTGGAAAAAGAAGCGGGAATGGGCGCAATGGGTGAAGAGACGTTTGCCCGTGAAGTTCGTTGCATAGACCTGTCGGATTTCGAAAACCGTAAAAGTGAGATCGCCGATGAGCTCTGGAATGCCGCCGTGGAAATTGGCTTTTTCCAGGTCAGCAATCACGGCATTGCGCTGAGCGATATCCGTCAGGCTTTCAGCATGACGGAGGATTTCTTCTCGCTGCCCGAGGCGGTAAAGGCGCAATATCCGCTGGCTCGTAACGCCGGCTGGGAGAATAAGTCTCAGGTGCGCCCGTCAACCAGAACGCCGGATCAGAAAGAGTCTTACCAGATCACCCGTCCGCTGATGCAGCTGCTGTGGCCGAGTGAACAGGAATTGCCGGCGTTTAAACAGACCATGCTGGGCTTTGAATCCCAGTGCTGGCAATTGGGCATGAAAGTGCTTTCCTGTTTTGCGCTCAAACTGGGCTTCCCTGAGCACTTTTTCGAACAGGCGCATAATCCGGACCGGCAAACCTACCAAAGCACGCTGCGCATGCTGCACTACTATGCCACTGAACAGTCGGAGCAGGGGATGTGGCGCGCGGGCGCGCATACGGATTTCGACTGCCTGACGCTGCTTTTCCAGCGTCCCGGTCAGGGTGGATTGCAGGTTTGCCCGGGTAAGGATCGCGAAAGCCAGCAGTGGACCAGCATCGAACCGCGTGAAGACGTGATCACCTGCAATATCGGCGACATGCTGATGCGCTGGAGCGACGATCAACTGCCGTCAAATTTCCATCGTGTCAGAAGCCCGCTGCCCGGCGAATATCAGGGCGCGCGCTACAGCCTGGCATTTTTCTGCCAGGCTAACAAAGACGTCGAAATTCTGGGGCCGCAGGCGAAATATCCGGCCATCAGCGCCGAAGACTATCTGCAACAGCGCATTCAGGCGAACTTTGCGAAAGGATAA
- a CDS encoding TetR/AcrR family transcriptional regulator, translating into MNKKTTDTREKILKTAEHLIYQNGIHAMGMDLLVKTSGVARKSIYRHFANKEDVASAALTERDERWMQWFRTESDKGETPQDRILNMFTVLKSWFESEGFRGCAFINTAGEVGDPEDPVRQIAKMHKQKLLDYVLELSVQLGVEHPAVLARQLLILLEGAITMSYVMGDWSAADNAREIAKLMLERGSSET; encoded by the coding sequence ATGAACAAGAAAACAACTGATACGCGGGAAAAAATCCTGAAAACGGCTGAGCACCTTATTTACCAAAACGGGATCCACGCCATGGGCATGGACCTTCTGGTCAAGACCTCGGGTGTCGCAAGGAAGAGCATTTATCGCCATTTTGCGAACAAGGAGGATGTGGCCTCGGCCGCGCTGACTGAACGCGACGAACGGTGGATGCAATGGTTCAGAACAGAGTCTGACAAAGGTGAGACGCCTCAGGATCGCATTCTGAACATGTTCACCGTTCTGAAAAGCTGGTTCGAGTCTGAAGGCTTCCGGGGCTGCGCTTTTATCAACACCGCCGGAGAGGTTGGCGATCCTGAAGACCCTGTACGGCAGATAGCGAAGATGCATAAGCAAAAGCTGCTGGATTACGTCCTCGAACTTTCCGTGCAACTGGGCGTTGAGCATCCGGCAGTTCTGGCCAGGCAGTTGCTGATCCTGTTGGAGGGCGCTATTACAATGTCATACGTGATGGGCGACTGGAGCGCCGCCGACAACGCACGGGAAATCGCGAAACTCATGTTGGAACGAGGCTCATCCGAGACCTGA
- a CDS encoding DUF1348 family protein gives MTDSQVRPPLPPFTLETAIEKVRLAEDGWNSRDAAKVALAYSLDTKWRNRAEFANNREEAQGFLDRKWKKEHEYRLIKELWAFGGNRIAVRYAYEWHDDSGNWFRSYGNENWEFGADGLMERRFACINDMPIKESERKYFWPLGRRPDDHPSLSDLGL, from the coding sequence ATGACTGATTCACAAGTACGCCCACCGCTTCCTCCTTTCACTCTGGAAACGGCGATTGAAAAAGTGCGCCTGGCCGAAGATGGCTGGAACAGCCGTGATGCTGCAAAGGTTGCGCTGGCTTACTCACTGGATACCAAGTGGCGTAACCGTGCCGAGTTCGCCAATAACCGTGAAGAAGCTCAGGGCTTCCTGGACCGTAAGTGGAAAAAAGAGCATGAATACCGCCTGATCAAAGAGCTGTGGGCTTTCGGTGGTAACCGCATCGCCGTCCGCTACGCTTACGAATGGCACGATGACTCAGGCAACTGGTTCCGTTCTTACGGCAACGAAAACTGGGAGTTCGGGGCTGATGGCCTGATGGAGCGTCGCTTCGCATGTATTAACGACATGCCGATCAAAGAGAGCGAGCGTAAGTATTTCTGGCCGCTGGGACGTCGTCCGGATGATCACCCAAGCCTGTCAGACCTGGGTCTGTAA